TGGGCGGCCAGTACCAGAGTACGGATGAACGTCAGGCGCCAAAGGTTCTGGCGGGTGGCGGAAGTCAGTTTTACGGCGGCGAGCATGAGCTCTCCCGGTGAGCGCTGCAGGCGGATCGGCAGGAGTATAAACGAAGCGTCGCCTCGGGCATTGGGTGTGTGGCTCTTTGACGCACCGGGCGCCGTAGCTGCAAGCCGCGAGGTAAAAGCGGCAAGAACTCGCCTCGCCCTTCGCTTGCTTGCGGCTTTAAACTTTTTCCAATTCATAAACCCGAAGAACCCGTTACCACCGTCTACAGTCATACCGATACGACCCCCCTAAGGAGCTTCCATGTCTCGTTTCACTCGCAGCGCAGCCATCCTCACCCTCAGCGCCGGCGCCCTGGCCAGCTTTTCGGCCATGGCGGCCGATGAACTGCACTACAACCAGATCTCCCTGCGCGCCGAGGCCAGCCAGGAAGTGGCCCGCGACAAGATGATCGTCACGCTCTATACCGAATCCCAGAACACCGATCCGGCCAAGCTCGCCGCCGACATCACCACCACCGTGAATCAGGCGCTGGGCCAGGCCCGCGAAGTCAAAGCCGTGACCCTGCGCCAGGGCAGCCGCAACAGTTACCCGATCTATGACAACAAAACCCAGAAGATCACCGGCTGGCGCGAACGCGCCGAACTGCGCCTGGAAAGCGCGGACTTCCCGGCGCTCTCCAAACTGACAGGTGAATTACTGAACACCCTGAAAATGGGCGGCATGGATTTCGCCATCGCCGACGCCACCCGCAAAGCCAGCGAAGATGCGCTGCTCAAGGACGCGGTCGCTGCGTTCAAGGCCCGCGCTCAACTGGCCACCGACGCACTGGGGGGCAAGGGTTACAAGATCGTCAACCTGAATTTCAACACCAACGGTTATCCACAGCCGTATGAGCGCGGCGCGATGATGATGAAGGGGGCCTTGATGGATTCGGCGCCGACTCCGGAAGTGGAAGCCGGCACCAGCAAGGTCAGCATGAGCGCCGA
The sequence above is drawn from the Pseudomonas quebecensis genome and encodes:
- a CDS encoding SIMPL domain-containing protein (The SIMPL domain is named for its presence in mouse protein SIMPL (signalling molecule that associates with mouse pelle-like kinase). Bacterial member BP26, from Brucella, was shown to assemble into a channel-like structure, while YggE from E. coli has been associated with resistance to oxidative stress.) yields the protein MSRFTRSAAILTLSAGALASFSAMAADELHYNQISLRAEASQEVARDKMIVTLYTESQNTDPAKLAADITTTVNQALGQAREVKAVTLRQGSRNSYPIYDNKTQKITGWRERAELRLESADFPALSKLTGELLNTLKMGGMDFAIADATRKASEDALLKDAVAAFKARAQLATDALGGKGYKIVNLNFNTNGYPQPYERGAMMMKGALMDSAPTPEVEAGTSKVSMSADGTIEVLQ